The region GAAGCCGACCCGATGCTTCCAGTCCTCGAACTCGTCGTAGAAGTACTGCCCCCCGGTCCGCGCGAACCAGCGGCTGCCCTCGTAGAGCCAGTCGTGGCGGGTGATCACGTGGCCGAAGTGGTCGTCCCGGTCGTCATCTGCGGTCGAGATCTTGTAGGCGCCTTCGATGTTCCAGCGCGTGTCGTCCGTCTCCCGATCGAGGCCGAGGGAGATTCGCAGCGAGCTCTCGTCGGTGTTGCCCTCGGATCCCGTCAGGCCCAGGCCGAGCGTGCGGCTCCAACCCCGCAGCACCCGCGTCCCTAACAGGCCCGGCTTGTCTTCGGGCATGGGGGCGAGCGCCTCCGCGGGAATCACGAGACGGCCGAGCGCGGAGTGCTCGATCACCACCTCCCGGTCACTGCGTGACACGATCTCGCCGGTCACCTTGTCGCCATTGGCGAGGCTCAGGGTCTCGGGCGCGGCCCAGGCCGTGGAGGAGAGGAGGGTCAGGGCGAGACCCGCCAGGAGGAAGCGGTGTGAGCTGGACATGAGGGCTCCGGGGTCGAAACATCTGCGCGCCAGGGGCGCTGGGCGAAAGGCCGAGCAGCCTAGCAGGCGAACCGGATCACGCGCCGATGCAGGCCGTGCCGG is a window of bacterium DNA encoding:
- a CDS encoding DUF481 domain-containing protein — protein: MSSSHRFLLAGLALTLLSSTAWAAPETLSLANGDKVTGEIVSRSDREVVIEHSALGRLVIPAEALAPMPEDKPGLLGTRVLRGWSRTLGLGLTGSEGNTDESSLRISLGLDRETDDTRWNIEGAYKISTADDDRDDHFGHVITRHDWLYEGSRWFARTGGQYFYDEFEDWKHRVGFMAGPGYQLIKRETVGFDLSAGLAATYEFGDKKQVRPEAYVGFELSWKPGEAHKLSFSNTFFQQLDESEIRNRTRAEWRMRILGSEHLSVIFGADNEYDSDADDASNNLRYWTSLDYSF